The proteins below come from a single Tachysurus fulvidraco isolate hzauxx_2018 chromosome 26, HZAU_PFXX_2.0, whole genome shotgun sequence genomic window:
- the LOC113646850 gene encoding neuronal migration protein doublecortin: MELDFGHFDERDKSCRRKPEKNGLPSPTHSAHCSFYRTRTLQALSNEKKAKKVRFYRNGDRYFRGIVYAVANERFRTFDALLEDLTRSLSDNINLPHGVRFIFTIDGTCKISSLDQLEEGESYVCASENFYKKVDYTKNVNPNWSVNVKAIQKNAASRQASEMRESKDFVRPKLVTVIRSGVKPRKAVRVLLNKKTAHSFEQVLTDITEAIKLESGAVKKIYTLDGKQVSCLQDFFGDEDVFIACGPEKFRYAQDDFSLDENECRVMKTPKGQKGSAKSPGPVRRSKSPAESTNGTGSSSQLSTPISKQSPISTPTSPGNARKQKDLYLPLSLEDDTESLGESM; this comes from the exons ATGGAGCTGGATTTTGGACACTTTGACGAGCGTGACAAGTCATGTCGCAGGAAGCCCGAGAAGAATGGCCTGCCAAGTCCCACGCACAGCGCTCACTGTAGCTTCTATCGCACACGCACGCTGCAGGCACTCTCCAATGAGAAGAAGGCCAAGAAGGTCCGCTTCTACCGCAATGGTGACCGTTACTTCCGTGGCATTGTCTATGCAGTGGCCAACGAGCGCTTCCGCACTTTTGATGCGCTGCTAGAGGACCTGACACGATCACTCTCTGACAACATCAATCTCCCACATGGTGTCCGCTTCATCTTCACCATCGATGGCACATGCAAGATCAGCAGCCTCGACCAGCTggaggaag GAGAGAGCTATGTGTGTGCCTCAGAGAACTTCTACAAGAAAGTGGACTACACAAAGAACGTGAACCCGAACTGGTCCGTGAATGTGAAGGCGATTCAGAAGAACGCAGCGAGCCGCCAGGCGAGTGAGATGCGTGAGAGCAAGGACTTCGTGCGGCCCAAGCTGGTGACAGTGATTCGCAGTGGTGTGAAACCCAGGAAGGCTGTGAGAGTTCTGCTGAACAAAAAAACTGCACACTCGTTTGAACAGGTTCTCACTGACATCACTGAGGCCATCAAACTGGAGAGCGGCGCTGTCAAGAAAATCTACACACTGGATGGTAAACAG gtctCTTGTCTGCAGGACTTTTTTGGAGATGAAGATGTGTTTATTGCTTGTGGACCTGAGAAGTTCCGTTACGCACAGGATGATTTCTCCCTGGATGAGaacg agtgCCGAGTGATGAAGACTCCTAAAGGTCAGAAAGGTTCAGCTAAAAGTCCTGGGCCTGTTCGCCGTAGCAAATCTCCTGCTGAGTCCA CTAATGGTACTGGATCCAGCAGTCAGCTGTCCACTCCGATCTCTAAACAGTCTCCAATTTCGACCCCGACCAGCCCTGGAAACGCCCGCAAACAGAAG gatcTGTACCTGCCGCTCTCCCTGGAAGATGACACCGAGTCACTGGGAGAATCGATGTAA